Proteins co-encoded in one Astyanax mexicanus isolate ESR-SI-001 chromosome 1, AstMex3_surface, whole genome shotgun sequence genomic window:
- the LOC111196241 gene encoding zinc finger protein 239-like, whose translation MHSTGTVHIEVKLLEEERNMESAKISNTQPIPSPTPPEQMQKSTCPKKFYHCFDCGKSFTHRGTFQRHLRIHTGEKPYHCSDCGKSFNHQGTLQLHQRIHTGEKPYHCSDCGTSFKLNIHLQRHQRIHTGEKPYHCSDCGKSFNRQSNLQLHQRTHTGEKPYHCLDCGKSFSHQSTLLKHQRIHTGEKPYYCSDCGKSFSQQNTLKTHQRLHTGEKPYHCSDCGKSFTQKYTLQLHRRTHTGEKPYHCSHCGKSFSHQSTLRLHQRIHTGEKPYHCSDCGKSFSYQNSFKLHQRIHTRQKPYHCSDCGNSFRCQNEFKHHQKIHSGNKSYYCFDCEKRFRYSRTFKKHKCSEISSRTGV comes from the coding sequence ATGCACTCAACAGGAACAGTTCACATAGAGGTTAAACTACTAGAAGAGGAGAGGAACATGGAATCCGCAAAAATCTCCAATACTCAGCCAATACCCTCTCCTACCCCTCCCgaacaaatgcagaaaagtacatgcCCAAAGAAATTCTACCACTGCttcgactgtggaaagagttttactcatcGGGGTACATTCCAACGacacctgcgcattcacactggagagaaaccgtatcactgctcagactgcgggaagagttttaatcatcagggTACActccaactacaccagcgcattcacactggagagaaaccgtatcactgctcagactgtgggacgaGTTTTAAGCTAAATATTCATCTCCAacgacatcagcgcattcacactggagagaaaccgtatcactgctcagactgcgggaagagttttaaccGTCAGAGTAATctccaactacaccagcgcactcacactggagagaaaccgtatcactgcttagactgtgggaagagttttagtcatcaGAGTACTCTCCtcaaacaccagcgcattcacactggagagaaaccgtattactgctcagactgtgggaagagttttagtcaacagaatactctcaaaacacaccagcgccttcacactggagagaaaccgtatcactgctcagactgtgggaagagttttactcaaaagtATACTCTTCAACTACACCGGCgcactcacactggagagaaaccgtatcactgctcacactgtgggaagagttttagtcatcaGAGTACTCTCcgactacaccagcgcattcacactggagagaaaccgtatcactgctcagactgtggaaagagttttagttACCAGAATtccttcaaactacaccagcgcattcacactagacagaaaccgtatcactgctcagactgtgggaatagTTTTAGGTGTCAGAATGAGTTTAAACATCACCAGAAAATTCACTCTGGAAATAAATCATATTATTGCTTTGATTGTGAGAAGAGGTTCAGGTATTCACGTACGTTCAAGAAACACAAATGCTCTGAGATCAGTTCTAGAACTGGTGtgtaa